The following coding sequences lie in one Benincasa hispida cultivar B227 chromosome 6, ASM972705v1, whole genome shotgun sequence genomic window:
- the LOC120079237 gene encoding F-box protein At2g02240-like, with amino-acid sequence MAKPKPTAVSAASGTALDFSALPEGCIAHILSFTSPQDVCRSASVSSTFRSAADSDALWDRFLPLDYAAEISHAVSQIFPSFASKKQLYLHLCRFPVLIHGGAKSFSLDIKTGKKCYMISPRELLIVWGDVPRYWRWTSPPEARFGEVAELVCVCWLEIRGKIETEMLSPGTLYAAYLVFKPTTSNYGFQHQPVEVAVGLVGTETPKQTVYLDVVDREWRQRNPIVPRGFSLFNLGRRRIIGTQVSMPPEITRNDTPAVDCGRSIPKEREDRWLEVQIGEFFIDGVSGELEMSVLEVKGGHWKGGLLVQGIEIRPKALKT; translated from the exons ATGGCTAAACCAAAACCCACCGCTGTCTCCGCCGCCTCCGGCACGGCGCTCGACTTCTCCGCCTTGCCTGAAGGTTGCATCGCTCATATACTCTCCTTCACTTCTCCTCAAGACGTGTGCCGCTCCGCCTCTGTTTCTTCCACTTTCCGATCCGCCGCTGATTCCGACGCGCTTTGGGACCGCTTTCTCCCGCTCGATTACGCCGCTGAAATTTCTCATGCTGTTTCCCagatttttccttcttttgctTCTAAGAAACAGCTCTATCTCCATCTTTGCCGCTTCCCTGTACTAATCCACGGCGGTGCTAAG AGCTTTTCATTGGACATAAAGACAGGGAAAAAATGCTACATGATCTCTCCAAGAGAGCTTTTAATTGTTTGGGGTGATGTTCCTAGGTATTGGAGGTGGACTTCTCCTCCTGAAGCAAG GTTTGGGGAGGTAGCAGAGCTGGTGTGTGTGTGTTGGCTTGAAATCAGGGGCAAGATAGAGACAGAGATGCTGTCTCCAGGCACATTATATGCAGCCTATTTGGTATTCAAGCCCACAACTTCCAACTATGGCTTCCAACATCAGCCTGTCGAGGTCGCTGTTGGCCTTGTCGGTACCGAAACTCCGAAGCAAACTGTATATTTAGATGTTGTAGATAGAGAATGGCGACAACGCAACCCAATTGTGCCTAGAGGCTTCAGCCTCTTCAACCTCGGCAGACGTCGCATCATTGGCACGCAAGTATCCATGCCTCCTGAAATCACCAGGAACGACACTCCTGCAGTGGACTGTGGTCGCAGCATCCCTAAGGAGAGGGAGGACCGATGGCTGGAGGTTCAAATTGGTGAATTCTTCATCGATGGGGTTAGCGGGGAGCTCGAGATGAGCGTGTTGGAGGTCAAGGGTGGCCATTGGAAGGGGGGTTTGCTTGTTCAGGGAATTGAAATCAGGCCAAAAGCTTTGAAAACTTAA